The nucleotide window GCGGCGGCCTGCGCCGTACTCGACTTCTGGAACTCCTACCAGCAGTACGTCGAGAAGGGCGTGCGGGCCGGGGGAGCGGTACCGCCCCCGGCCCGCCCGGATGCCGGATGTTCACAGGGTCGAGCGCAGCCACTGCTCCACGCTCGCCACATGCACGGTCGCCCAGGCCCGCGCGGCCTCCGCGTCCCTGTCCCGCAGTGCCGAGAGGATCGCCCGGTGCTCGTGAAGGGTGCGGCTGACGGCGTCCTCCTGGGTCAGACCGCGCCAGACCCGGGCCCTCGTCGTCGGCCCGGAAAGCCCGTCGAGCAGCGAGCAGAGCACCGAGTTGCCGGACGACTGCACGATCCCGCGGTGGAACTCCAGGTCGGCGGCGACCAGTTGCTCCACCGAGGGCTTCTCGCCCAGCGCGTCGAGCTGCGAACCGAGCAGCTCCAGCTGTGCGTCGCTGATCCGGCTCGCGGCCATCGCCGTGGCGGCCGGTTCGAGGATCCGGCGCACCGCGAGGAACTCCAGAACGGTGTCGTCGCGGTGGAAGTCCACGACGAAACTCATCGCTTCCAGGAGCAGCTGGGGATCCAGGCTCGTGACGTAGGTGCCGTCACCCTGCCGTACGTCGAGGATGCGGATCAGCGACAGGGCGCGCACCGCCTCTCGCAGGGAGTTGCGGGACAGCCCGAGTTCCGCGGCGAGTTCGCTCTCCTTGGGGAGCCGGTCACCGGGCCTCAGAGCACCCGAGACGATCATTTCCTTGATCTTCTCGATCGCCTCGTCGGTGACAGCCATGACGGTCCTCCTGGATTGCGGACTGGGATCAGACATCCGATGTCTTCGTCCATTATGAGGGTCCGCGCGGCCGATGGAGCAATGCGGACGGGGGCGGCTTCCTTCCGGAAGCCGCCCCCGCACACGCCTTGTCTCAGCCCCGGTCGGCGAGCAGCCCCTCGACCTGGGTCCTGATGCCGTCGGTGGCCAGTCCGCGGATCGTCAGCGTCGTACGGCGACGCAGCACGTCGTCCGCCGTCTCGGCCCACTCGTGGTCCCGGGCGTAGACGACCTGCGCCCAGATCTCCGGGGCGTCCGGGTGGATGCGCTGGGCCAGCGCCGGGTTCTCGTTGGCGAGCCGGGCGATGTCGAAGGACAACGAGCCGTAGTGGGTGGCGAGGTGCCTGGCCGTGTCCGCCGCCATCCGCGGACCGGGCGTACCGCCGTCGACCAGGAGCCGGTGCGCGACCGCCTGCGGGTTGGCGATGCCGGGCAGCGGGAGCTTCCTGGGCAGCCGGGCCATCGGCTCCATGTCGTCCGCGAGCGGGTGACCCGGGAGCGCGGCCAGCTTGTTCATCACCGTGCGGCCGATGTGCCGGAACGTCGTCCACTTGCCGCCCGCGACCGAGAGCATCCCGCCCCGGCCCTCCGTCACGACGGTCTCGCGCTTGGCCTTCGACGTGCTGCCGGGACCGCCCGGCAGCACCCGCAGCCCCGCGAAGGAGTACGTGATCAGATCACGCGACAGCTGCTGGTCGCGGACGGAGAACGCCGCCTCGTCCAGGATCTGCGCCGTGTCCTTCTCGGTCACCGCGACATCCGCCGGATCGCCCTCGTACTCCTCGTCCGTGGTGCCGAGCAGCAGCATGTCCTCCCACGGCAGAGCGAAGGTGATCCGGTACTTGTCGATCGGGGTGGCGAGCGCGGCCTTCCAGGGGCGGGTGCGCTTGAGCACCAGGTGCGCACCCTTGGACAGCCGGATCGAGGGGGCCGCGCCCGGGTCCTCCATCTTGCGGAGGTGGTCCACCCACGGTCCGGTCGCGTTCAGCACGAGGCGGGCGTTCACGCCGAACTCCGTACCGTCGGCGCTGTCGCGCAGGTCGGCGCCCGTCACCCGGCCCCGGGTGAACCGCAGTCCGGTCACGGCGGCGTGGTTGAGGACGGTCGCGCCCGCTTCGGTCGCCGCGCGCACGGTCATCAGCGCCATCCGGGCGTCGTTCATCTGGTCGTCGCCGTAGACCGCGACGGCCTTGAGGTTGTCCGTACGCAGCTCCGGCACATCGCGCTGTGCCCTCGCCGGGCTGATCACATGGCCGACGCCGTCACCGAACCCGGACAGCGCGGAGTAGGCGAAGACGCCCGCACCGAGCTTGGCGGCACCGTGCGGGCCGCCCTTGTAGACCGGCAGGTAGAAGGTGAGTGGATTGGCCAGGTGCGGCGCGACCTGACGGGAGACGGCGCGCCGCTCGAAGTGGTTCTCCGCCACCAGCTTCACCGCGCCGGTCTGCAGGTAGCGCAGACCGCCGTGGAGCAGCTTGGAGGAGGCGGAGGAGGTGGCGCCGGCGAAGTCGCCGGCGTCCACCAGCGCCACCCGCAGTCCGGACTGCGCGGCGTGCCAGGCGGTGGAGATGCCCAGGATGCCGCCGCCGATCACCAGGAGGTCGTACGTCGCCTTGGACAGCTGCTCCCGGGTCTCGGCGCGGCTCGGAAGGGAGCCGGAGGCCGGATGCGTCCCGAGGGCGGGGACGCTCTGCAGGGTGGTCATATCGCTTTACTCCTCGACAGTGTCTTCGTCGAGCCAGCCCATCGAACGTTCGACGGCCTTGAGCCAGCTCTTGTACTCGCGGTCACGGGTGGCCGCGTCCATACGGGGTGTCCACTCGGCTGCCCGGCGCCAGTTGGCGCGCAGGGAGTCGGTGTCCGGCCAGAAGCCGACGGCGAGACCGGCGGCGTAAGCGGCGCCGAGGCAGGTGGTCTCGGCGACCATGGGGCGCACGACAGGCGCGTCCAGGAAGTCGGAGAGGGTCTGCATCAGCAGGTTGTTGGAGGTCATACCGCCGTCGACCTTGAGCGCGGTCAGCTCGACGCCGGAGTCCTTGGTCATGGCGTCGCTGATCTCGCGGGTCTGCCAGGCGGTGGCCTCGAGCACGGCGCGGGCGATGTGCGCCTTGGTGACGTAGCGGGTGAGACCTGCGATGACGCCTCGGGCGTCGGGGCGCCAGTACGGGGCGAAGAGTCCGGAGAAGGCGGGCACGAAATAGGCGCCGCCGTTGTCCTCGACCGAGGAGGCCAGGGTCTCGATCTCGGCGGCGGACTTGATCAGGCCCATCTGGTCGCGCATCCACTGGACCAGCGATCCGGTGACGGCGATGGAACCTTCGAGTGCGTAGACGGGCTTCTGGTCGCCGATGCGGTACCCGACGGTCGTCAGCAGTCCGTTGTACGAGTTCACGGGCGTGTGGCCCGTGTTCATCAGCATGAAGGTGCCGGTGCCGTACGTGGACTTCGCCTCGCCCTGTGCGAAACAGGTCTGGCCGAAGAGCGCGGCCTGCTGGTCACCGAGCGCGGACGCCACCGGGATGCCGTCCAGGACGCCGCCCTTGGCATGTCCGTACACCTCGGCCGAGGAGCGGATCTCCGGCAGCACGGCGGCCGGGATTCCGATCGACTGGAGGATCTTCTCGTCCCACTGCATCGTGTGCAGGTTCATGAGGAGGGTGCGCGAGGCGTTGGTGACGTCCGTGACGTGGACGCCACCCTCGGTGCCGCCGGTCAGGTTCCAGATGACCCAGGAGTCCATGGTCCCGAAGAGGATCTCGCCCCGCTCGGCGCGCTCGCGCAGGCCCTCGACGTTGTCGAGGAGCCAGCGGACCTTGGGCCCGGCGAAGTACGAGGCGAGGGGCAGGCCGGTCTCCCGGCGGAAACGGTCCTGCCCGACGTTGCGGCCCAGCTCCTTGCAGAGCGCGTCGGTGCGGGTGTCCTGCCAGACGAGGGCGTTGTGGACGGGCTCACCGGTGTTCTTGTCCCAGAGCAGCGTCGTCTCGCGCTGGTTGGTGATGCCGATCGCCTTGACGTCGGCCGAGGTGATGCCCGCCTTCGAGATGGCGCCGGCGACGACCTCCTGGACGTTCGTCCAGATCTCGGAAGCGTCGTGCTCGACCCAGCCCGGCTTCGGGAAGATCTGCTCGTGCTCCTTCTGGTCGACGGAGACGATGCGGCCGTCCTTGTCGAAGACGATGCAGCGGCTGGAGGTGGTGCCCTGGTCGATGGCCGCGATGAACGGCCCGGTGCCGTGGCTCCCGGTGGTGTGTGCTTCGGTCACGGTGTGCTCCCCGGAGGTCTGTGAGTGCTGAGGGATACGGCTCTGAGCTCTGCGGCTCACGCGAAGGCGACGTTGTAGAGCCCGCCGGCGACGGCGCCGCCGATGAGCGGTCCGACAATCGGTACCCAGGCGTAGCCCCAGTCGGAACCACCCTTGTTCGGCAGCGGCAGCAGCGCGTGCACGATACGCGGACCGAGGTCGCGAACCGGGTTGATCGCGTAGCCGGTCGGGCCGCCGAGCGAGAGACCGATTCCGACAACGACAAGAGCGGTGATCAGGGCACCGAGAGTGCCGAGGCCGTTGCCCTCGTTGTTGAGGCCCTGGGTCAGGATCGCGAGCACCAGGACCACCGTGGCGATGACCTCGGTGACGACGTTCTGCACGGCGTTCCGGATCTCCGGGCCCGTGGAGAAGATGCCGAGTACGGGGCCGGCCTTCGGGGCGGCCTTCTGGTCGACCATGCCCTCTTCGCTGGGCTGGTCGCGCAGGATCTCGGGGTCGGTGAGGTGGGCGTGGAACTGCCCGTAGTACACCGCCCAGACCAGCACCGCGCCGATCATCGCGCCCAGCAGCTGGGAGGCGAGATACAGCGGGACGTCGGCCCACTCGGTGCCGCCTTGTATGGCGAGGCCGAGCGTGACCGCCGGGTTGAGGTGCGCGCCGGAGACACCGCCGGCCAGGTAAGCAGCGGTCAGAACGGCGAAACCCCACCCGAAGGTGATGGCAAGCCAGCCGGCGTTCCGTGCCTTGGAACTCTTCAGCGTGACGGCGGCGCAGACTCCGCCGCCGAGGAGGATGAGAACGGCGGTACCGATGGTCTCGCCGATGAAGATGTCGGAGCTGGACACCCGTGACTCCTTTGTCCTTCGTCCAGGGGAAAGGCGAACACCGGGTCCCTCCGGTGGTTCGCGCCCGAGGTTGGTATCCACGCTGTGCGGGTACTCACCTGTGTGGGCCGACCGGTCCTTGGCACTGGCATACCCTAACGCGTATTGCCGTTAGGTGTTCGACAATGCCGACCGGTGAACGGCAATGTTTCTCCCTGGTGAATGCGACGTCAAGGGTTGTGGCGCATGCGACCGGGTGCGGAGCCCGATCGTTATCGACGGGTCGCGCGGCCGGCGGGAGGCCCGGAGGTGCCCGGCCGGCGGTGGGCTCAGGAGCGCCCGGTCGGCGGTGGGCTCAGAAGCGCCCGGCGCCCAGGTCCCGCGAGACGGCGCGTGCGCAGTCCCGCACGGCCGCGATCAGCTCGGCGCGCAGCTCGCCGCCCGGGCTGACCCGCTCCACCGCGCCGGTGACGGCCACGGCGCCGACAGGCATCCGCCGCCGGTCGTGAATGGGCGCCGCGATGGCGGCCACCCCTTCCCAGGTCTCCTCCACGTCGGCGGCCCAGCCGCGCGCCCGGATCAGGTCGAGCAACGACTCGAAGTCGTCCGCGCCGGTCACCGTTCGGGGGGTGAACGCCTGCCGCTCGGCCTCGAGGGCCTCGCTGTGCGCCACCGGGTCGTAGGCGGAGAGCACCTTGCCCAGGGCCGTGGAGTGCAGCGGCTGCATGGCACCCACCTCCAGCACCTGGCGGCTGTCGTCGGGCCGGAAGACGTGGTGGACGATGAGGATGCCGTGCTGGTGCAGGACGCCCAGGTGGACGCTCTCGCCGCTCGAGCGCGCCAGGTCGTCGGTCCACACCAGGGCCCGGGCCCGCAGCTCGTGGACGTCCAGATAGCTGTTGCCCAGGCGCAGCAGCTCCGCGCCGAGCTGGTAGCGGCCGGACGCCGCGTCCTGCTCGACGAAGCCCTCGTGCTGGAGCGTGCGCAGGATGCCGTGAGCGGTTCCCTTGGCCAGCCCCAGGGAAGAAGAGATGTCGGACAGTCCGAGCCGGCGCTCGCCGCCCGCCAGCAGCCGCAGCATCGCTGCCGCCCGCTCCAGCGACTGGATGTTCTTGGCCATCGCGCCGTACTCCTCCATCGTGGTTCGACAATGCTGAACACTATCGGTCGATGTCGACCCATGTCCGGTAGCTCGTCAAGCCTGCGCCCCCACGCAGGCCGAGCTGCCCCCGCACAGCATGCCGTCCGCCCCGTGGGACGCCGTGACGGGCCGTGGTGCCTCCCGGCTACGCTGGCCGGGCGCGCCCTCCGCAGGAAGGCCGCAAAGCCGACAGCCGTCGCATCCCAGGGAGAACATCCATGGCCTCGTCGCCGACCCCTTCCGCTGACAGCCGGAACCGAGCCGAAGCCCTCCGCGAGGCGCTCGCCACACGTGTGGTGGTGGCAGACGGTGCCATGGGCACGATGCTCCAGGCACAAGACCCCACCCTTGCGGACTTCGAGAACCTCGAAGGCTGCAACGAGATCCTCAACGTCACCCGTCCGGACATCGTCCGCTCCGTGCACGAGGAGTATTTCGCGGTCGGCGTGGACTGCGTGGAGACGAACACCTTCGGTGCGAACCACTCCGCGGCGAACGAGTACGAGATCGCCGACCGGATCGTCGAGCTGTCCGAGTCGGGCGCCCGGATCGCACGCGAGGTCGCGGACGAGTTCACCGCCAAGGACGGCCGTCAGCGCTGGGTCCTCGGCTCCGTGGGCCCCGGCACCAAGCTGCCCACGCTCGGCCACATCGCGTACGACGTGCTCCGTGACGGCTACCAGCAGAACGCCGAGGGCCTGCTCGCCGGCGGGGCGGACGCCCTGATCGTGGAGACCACGCAGGACCTGCTGCAGACGAAGTCGAGCCTGATCGGCGCGCGGCGGGCGATGGAAGCCCTGGGCGTGGACGTCCCCCTGATCTGCTCGCTCGCCTTCGAGACGACCGGCGTCATGCTGCTCGGCTCCGAGATCGGCGCCGCGCTCACCGCCCTGGAACCGCTGGGCATCGACCTGATCGGCCTCAACTGCTCGACGGGCCCGGCCGAGATGAGCGAGCACCTGCGCTACCTGGCCCGCCACTCACGTACGCCGCTGATGTGTATGCCCAACGCGGGCCTGCCCGTGCTCACCAAGGACGGCGCGCACTTCCCGCTGACCCCGCCCGAGATGGCCGACGCCCAGGAGAACTTCGTACGGGACTACGGCCTCTCGCTGGTCGGCGGCTGCTGCGGCTCGACACCCGAGCACCTGCGCCAGGTCGTCGAACGCGTCCGCGACATGACCCCGGGCGTGCGCGACCCGCGCCCCGAGCCGGGTGCCTCCTCGCTCTACCAGACCGTGTCCTTCCGCCAGGACACCTCGTACATGGCGATCGGTGAGCGCACCAACGCCAACGGCTCGAAGAAGTTCCGCGAGGCCATGCTGGAAGCGCGCTGGGACGACTGCGTCGAGATGGCCCGCGACCAGATCCGCGAGGGCGCGCACATGCTCGACCTCTGCGTCGACTACGTGGGCCGGGACGGCGTCGCCGACATGGAGCGGCTGGCCGGTCTCTTCGCCACCGCCTCCACGCTCCCCATCGTGCTCGACTCCACCGAGGTGCCCGTCCTGCGCGCGGGTCTGGAGAAGCTCGGCGGCCGGGCCGTACTGAACTCCGTCAACTACGAGGACGGCGACGGCCCCGAGTCCCGCTTCGCCAAGGTCACCGCGCTGGCGAAGGAGCACGGCGCCGCGCTGATCGCGCTGACCATCGACGAGGAGGGCCAGGCCAGGACGGCCGAGCACAAGGTCGCCATCGCCGAGCGCCTCATCGACGACCTCACCGGCAACTGGGGCATCCTCGAGCCGGACATCCTCATCGACACCCTGACCTTCACCATCTGTACCGGTCAGGAGGAGTCCCGCAAGGACGGCATCGCCACGATCGAGGCCATCCGCGAACTCAAGCGCCGCCGACCCGGCGTACAGACCACCCTCGGCCTCTCCAACATCTCCTTCGGCCTCAACCCCGCCGCCCGCGTCGTCCTGAACTCCGTCTTCCTCGACGAGTGCGTCAAGGCCGGCCTCGACTCCGCGATCGTGCACGCCTCCAAGATCCTCCCCATCGCGCGCCTGGAGGAGGAGCAGGTCAAGGTCGCCCTGGACCTGATCTACGACCGCCGTGCCGAGGGTTACGACCCCCTGCAGAAGCTCATGGAGCTCTTCGAGGGCGTCAACATGAAGTCGATGAAGGAGGGCCGCGCCGAGGAACTCCTCGCGCTCCCGCTCGACGAGCGACTCCAGCGCCGCATCATCGACGGCGAGAAGAACGGCCTCCAGGCCGACCTCGACGAGGCCCTGCGCACCCGCCCCGCCCTGGACATCGTCAACGAAACGCTCCTGGAGGGCATGAAGGTCGTCGGTGAGCTCTTCGGCTCCGGCCAGATGCAGCTGCCCTTCGTGCTCCAGTCCGCCGAGGTCATGAAGAACGCGGTCGCCCACCTGGAGCCGCACATGGAGAAGTCCGACGCGGAGGGCAAGGGCACGATCGTGCTGGCCACCGTGCGCGGTGACGTCCACGACATCGGCAAGAACCTCGTCGACATCATCCTCACCAACAACGGCTACAACGTCGTGAACCTCGGCATCAAGCAGCCCGTCTCCGCGATCCTGGAGGCCGCCGAGGAGC belongs to Streptomyces finlayi and includes:
- the glpK gene encoding glycerol kinase GlpK → MTEAHTTGSHGTGPFIAAIDQGTTSSRCIVFDKDGRIVSVDQKEHEQIFPKPGWVEHDASEIWTNVQEVVAGAISKAGITSADVKAIGITNQRETTLLWDKNTGEPVHNALVWQDTRTDALCKELGRNVGQDRFRRETGLPLASYFAGPKVRWLLDNVEGLRERAERGEILFGTMDSWVIWNLTGGTEGGVHVTDVTNASRTLLMNLHTMQWDEKILQSIGIPAAVLPEIRSSAEVYGHAKGGVLDGIPVASALGDQQAALFGQTCFAQGEAKSTYGTGTFMLMNTGHTPVNSYNGLLTTVGYRIGDQKPVYALEGSIAVTGSLVQWMRDQMGLIKSAAEIETLASSVEDNGGAYFVPAFSGLFAPYWRPDARGVIAGLTRYVTKAHIARAVLEATAWQTREISDAMTKDSGVELTALKVDGGMTSNNLLMQTLSDFLDAPVVRPMVAETTCLGAAYAAGLAVGFWPDTDSLRANWRRAAEWTPRMDAATRDREYKSWLKAVERSMGWLDEDTVEE
- a CDS encoding glycerol-3-phosphate dehydrogenase/oxidase, translated to MTTLQSVPALGTHPASGSLPSRAETREQLSKATYDLLVIGGGILGISTAWHAAQSGLRVALVDAGDFAGATSSASSKLLHGGLRYLQTGAVKLVAENHFERRAVSRQVAPHLANPLTFYLPVYKGGPHGAAKLGAGVFAYSALSGFGDGVGHVISPARAQRDVPELRTDNLKAVAVYGDDQMNDARMALMTVRAATEAGATVLNHAAVTGLRFTRGRVTGADLRDSADGTEFGVNARLVLNATGPWVDHLRKMEDPGAAPSIRLSKGAHLVLKRTRPWKAALATPIDKYRITFALPWEDMLLLGTTDEEYEGDPADVAVTEKDTAQILDEAAFSVRDQQLSRDLITYSFAGLRVLPGGPGSTSKAKRETVVTEGRGGMLSVAGGKWTTFRHIGRTVMNKLAALPGHPLADDMEPMARLPRKLPLPGIANPQAVAHRLLVDGGTPGPRMAADTARHLATHYGSLSFDIARLANENPALAQRIHPDAPEIWAQVVYARDHEWAETADDVLRRRTTLTIRGLATDGIRTQVEGLLADRG
- a CDS encoding FadR/GntR family transcriptional regulator; the encoded protein is MAVTDEAIEKIKEMIVSGALRPGDRLPKESELAAELGLSRNSLREAVRALSLIRILDVRQGDGTYVTSLDPQLLLEAMSFVVDFHRDDTVLEFLAVRRILEPAATAMAASRISDAQLELLGSQLDALGEKPSVEQLVAADLEFHRGIVQSSGNSVLCSLLDGLSGPTTRARVWRGLTQEDAVSRTLHEHRAILSALRDRDAEAARAWATVHVASVEQWLRSTL
- the metH gene encoding methionine synthase; its protein translation is MASSPTPSADSRNRAEALREALATRVVVADGAMGTMLQAQDPTLADFENLEGCNEILNVTRPDIVRSVHEEYFAVGVDCVETNTFGANHSAANEYEIADRIVELSESGARIAREVADEFTAKDGRQRWVLGSVGPGTKLPTLGHIAYDVLRDGYQQNAEGLLAGGADALIVETTQDLLQTKSSLIGARRAMEALGVDVPLICSLAFETTGVMLLGSEIGAALTALEPLGIDLIGLNCSTGPAEMSEHLRYLARHSRTPLMCMPNAGLPVLTKDGAHFPLTPPEMADAQENFVRDYGLSLVGGCCGSTPEHLRQVVERVRDMTPGVRDPRPEPGASSLYQTVSFRQDTSYMAIGERTNANGSKKFREAMLEARWDDCVEMARDQIREGAHMLDLCVDYVGRDGVADMERLAGLFATASTLPIVLDSTEVPVLRAGLEKLGGRAVLNSVNYEDGDGPESRFAKVTALAKEHGAALIALTIDEEGQARTAEHKVAIAERLIDDLTGNWGILEPDILIDTLTFTICTGQEESRKDGIATIEAIRELKRRRPGVQTTLGLSNISFGLNPAARVVLNSVFLDECVKAGLDSAIVHASKILPIARLEEEQVKVALDLIYDRRAEGYDPLQKLMELFEGVNMKSMKEGRAEELLALPLDERLQRRIIDGEKNGLQADLDEALRTRPALDIVNETLLEGMKVVGELFGSGQMQLPFVLQSAEVMKNAVAHLEPHMEKSDAEGKGTIVLATVRGDVHDIGKNLVDIILTNNGYNVVNLGIKQPVSAILEAAEEHRADVIGMSGLLVKSTVIMKENLEELNQRKMAADFPVILGGAALTRAYVEQDLHEIYEGEVRYARDAFEGLRLMDALIGIKRGVPGAVLPELKQRRVARKDTAVLEVEEPETGVRSDVTTDNPVPEPPFWGTRVVKGIPLKEYASWLDEGALFKGQWGLKQSRAGDGPTYEELVETEGHPHLRGWLDKLHTENMLEAAVVYGYFPCVSKGDDLILLHEDGSERTRFTFPRQRRGRRLCLADFFRPEESGERDVVGLQVVTVGSKIGEVTAELFAANSYRDYLELHGLSVQLAEALAEYWHARVRSELGFGGEDPAGVEDMFALKYRGARFSLGYGACPDLDDRAKIAALLEPERIGVKLSEEFQLHPEQSTDAIVIHHPEAKYFNAR
- a CDS encoding MIP/aquaporin family protein yields the protein MSSSDIFIGETIGTAVLILLGGGVCAAVTLKSSKARNAGWLAITFGWGFAVLTAAYLAGGVSGAHLNPAVTLGLAIQGGTEWADVPLYLASQLLGAMIGAVLVWAVYYGQFHAHLTDPEILRDQPSEEGMVDQKAAPKAGPVLGIFSTGPEIRNAVQNVVTEVIATVVLVLAILTQGLNNEGNGLGTLGALITALVVVGIGLSLGGPTGYAINPVRDLGPRIVHALLPLPNKGGSDWGYAWVPIVGPLIGGAVAGGLYNVAFA
- a CDS encoding IclR family transcriptional regulator — protein: MAKNIQSLERAAAMLRLLAGGERRLGLSDISSSLGLAKGTAHGILRTLQHEGFVEQDAASGRYQLGAELLRLGNSYLDVHELRARALVWTDDLARSSGESVHLGVLHQHGILIVHHVFRPDDSRQVLEVGAMQPLHSTALGKVLSAYDPVAHSEALEAERQAFTPRTVTGADDFESLLDLIRARGWAADVEETWEGVAAIAAPIHDRRRMPVGAVAVTGAVERVSPGGELRAELIAAVRDCARAVSRDLGAGRF